The genomic stretch gccGAACGTAGAgcttaaaaatgtaatgttctTATCAGATAATTGTATAGATATTTTTTTGGCTAGGAACAATAGCCTACCGCAGTCGTGTTTGCCAagtaaaaaaactttaaaatgatccCTTGAAGGCTTATTATTttcacagatgaaaaaaaaagtgtgtaatAAAGAACTgaagtgttgctgtttttttattttactgccGTTTTTTTCATCCAAGCTAACCGTTTCCCCTGTTTCCagtgtttgtgctaagctaCGCTAACCAGATGCTGGCTGTAATTTCGTATTTGGAAGAAAGATATGAGTGTGTGGTATCAATCTTCTCGTCTGACTCTCCAGAGAACAGGAAATAAGCTTAtttttccaaaatgtcaaaccaATTCTTAAAACTAGTAAGCAGATGGTGAATCATTGGTATCCCAAGGCAGATGCAGATCCAAGTCTTTGACTGTAGAGGGCGTAATGAGGGTAGTACGGGCCTGTGGTGGGCAGAGAGTGCAGGGAGATGGAGGAGGGTCCAGGGGGCAGGTGAACCTTACTGTAAGGGTGATAGCGAGCTAATCCCAGGCTGTGGGGAGACCTGAgggagagggagccgggcattgAGCCGGGACTGCTCTGGtgagggaggtggaggtggcAGGAGGCGGGTccagaagaggaaacagagagcAGCTTACTGTCCATTCCCACGGGCAGGGCCGTGTGCGTGCGGAGGTGAGCCAGGAGCTCGTCCGACGTGGCAAAACGTTTGTCGCACGGCCCTGCAGCCGAGACCCAGTTACAGGCATGGGGAAGGGGGTCATTCGGGAGCATGAAGCCGTACGTGTAGAGAGGGTgcgagagggaggaggagacgcTGGAGCTTTGGTGGAGGGAGTGGAGAGGGTGGGAGGGGTACACCAGGGGGAAGTTTGATttgagggaggaggaagggtcGTGGATGCAGGAGTTGCAGTTGCTTCCGCCGAGGTGGGACACGCTCGGGTAGCTTAGGCAGTAGGGATCCCTGCACAAACCCTGCatgaaggagggaggggaggccCCCGTGAGAGGGCTGGAGCTCGGGTGCTTTCCCGGGACGCCAAGGCTTCCCATGCCGAGGTTTGGCTTTGTCGGATCCATACCGTGAACGAACTGAGACGGGTAGCCTGCGTACGCCCCGACTACAGATCCGTGGTATCCCAAATTGGAGGCGGGCAGGGGGAAAAGAGGCTGGGTTGTTTTGTAAGGAGAAATGGGTGTAATGCGACCGGGACCCAGGTTAGGATGGGAGGAGTCCGCTTTAACCCCCTCGTGGTTTGAGCCTCCGTCGGAGCTGCTGTTGCTACAGTTGGTGCTGGCTCGAGCGTGGCTGGAGTTCGCATCGTGTGGACTGTCCGAGATCCTCTTGCTTACATCCGCATCTTTTTTctgatgattattattattgccgCTCGTGCTGGTTGGACTGCCCTGCTCGTGTGCAGAGTCGCCGCTTGTAGTCTGGGAGTGGGAGACCGGAGACTGGCTCTGTTTTTGGGGCTGAGCGTGTCCAGGTGGGGTGGTGCTGCCCGCTCTGGAGTTTGGTGAGGCAGCGTGCGACGGGTAGGACTGCTGCTGTCCCGTGGTCAAACTCCCATTAGTGCTAGAGTTATTAACATTATTGCTCGGCACCCTGAACCCGACTTTAtcgctgttgttgttggtggtgctgctgctgctcactcCGTCTCTGCGACAGTCTCCGCTGCCTTTGTTGTAAGGCTTGAAGCTACATTTATCATCCACAGAGGGGCGGCGCTCGCCGTGCTTCAGGCTGGATGAGCGACTGCCGGACTCCTTGTCCCCcgggctgcaggaggaggagccgtGCTTAGAGGAGGACGGAGGGTCTGGTTTGCCGATCTGAGAGCAGGTCTGAGCCAGCAGGGCCAAGGGACTCTTCTTGGCATCCAGctacaagaaaaacacagattctGATCAGcgttgtcatttttctttttaatgtattcTGCCCGGAGACAGAATAAGTCAGaataagacccccccccccccccccccccaccccctgcaATGGACATGCTATCATCTGGTAGCCTGAAAACTCCTGATagtaactttatttaaactacAGCTGCCAATAATTTTTAGTTTAAGTGGTGATTATTATTCTCAGTTAATCACTTTGTGCTTGTAAACAACGAAAAATAGGACACAGCGATTCGTGGAGACTCCATAATCTAAGGGAGTGTCTTCAAATTGCCTTTCTTGACGCTAGTTTGATTtaatctataaaaaaatatagGCTGGTCCtgccatttttttaataaacaaaaatctttatttGGTAGCTTTATCTGCTGCTTTCATTTGTTATTAATGAcgaaaaacagattttttgttttgttttgttttggtggaaTTATGCAACATTTGACAACATCCCCTAAACTAGGAggggtattttatttttaattttttacattttatacagCAAATGATTAATAAGTGAGTTAGGAGATAATTAACGGACATATGTGACAAATATACtcactttttaacatttaacagaagtaaaacaacaaacagattgtccaaatactttgttttttctgcgttttttagtttatttacgctcaagatttaatttaatgaaGTTGTCATGACTATCAAAACTAATCCACTGAAGACTATATTTGCATCATGGGAGAACGGCGAGGATTGCATGTGCCCTGTAAACCCTTCTTAAGTCgaagtaaattaaaatattggTCTCCTGCTCCGGAACTCTTTAAGATTTATGTTCGCTGTCACAGCCAATGACATTGCAATAAATTCAGATTTATATTGTCATGTTCCGCGTCCTGCTGTGACACCAGGAACACCGCACTGCAAATTAATAAAGTGCAGTATATTCTCAAAAAGTCAATAAATACCTCGATGCTGACTGGGGCGGACGTCAAAGGCTGTAAATATTCCGGGTGCAGCAAGTGTCCGGTGTGCGCAGTCAACATCTTGAGGACTCGGATGGGAAGCCGCTTTGCCTGCCGAAGTGGGTCCAGTGGGGTCAGCAAGTGGACCACAGCGCCGGGACGAGACTTGGCACCGTGGCTGGTCTCACTGAGCTCGATCCGCGTACTTTGTCGATCCGCAGCGGGGAGATATTTCATTGGTGGGAGGGCGCTGCGCTCTGGAGACTGCGTGCGTTATACTGTCAGTCCGAGGTGTTCAGGCACAGGTGATGTTTAAAAAGTAATCCATGCAGACGTGACTCATCCCCTCctcaaaaaggaaaagacaaacacagctggACGTCCTGAAATGTCCCGAGAGGACGGAGAAGCCTCTCAGTCCGTTTGAGGCATCGCGCTCTCCAAAAACGGCTCAAAATTattccagtttaaaaaaacaaaaacctcaaagCAGACGTCCGGAGAGAGAAGCAGCGCAGAGTGAACACAGTGTCCTCTCCTTTAAAACCATCAAACACCAAGGTTGTACTTTAAAGATTCCCAGTACGAGAGGAGGAAACGTCCCCAGTTGCGTGTGTTCAGTCCGGACTCCAGCAGCTCACTGATCATAGAGGCAAGACTTCAAAGTGTCCGCTGGGTGGCCCCGCTTCAGTGATGAGGTGGGCGGGGCTGATACgcaggggggggggcggggcttcCTCAAAGAGACCATGCCTCCTCtccttttgactttttttcccccttcagtGTTGGAAAATATATTTAGATCTTTTATGTAATAAGGCTGAAGAAGAAAAGCCTCGATGTAGGAATCACACAGCCGCAAGAATCAGAGtactcattttattttgaagttttctttgttttcttttcaaccaaaaacacaaagaagatcATTTTTGTTCCTCTGAGGCAGTATGTAGAGAAAGATGTATTAACACTGAGGTTTTATGTAGTGCACAAGAAACAGTTAAAGATACATTAAAGTGGTGACCATCTGTTTCCCTCTGAAAGGTCAGCAAAAAGTGTGTAAACGTTTTTCTTTCAAAGGAGAATCTGCACTTTGTGTCAGAGCACAGATCTACTGATACTAGAATGAGCTGAAAAGGATGAATCAGTTCTATCTTTGCATTTCTGTGCTGGGAGCAGGATCAGTCTCAGGCTGCCCTGGCTTCTCAGTGGCCCTTACATGTCAGCTGATCGCAGACacagcctctgattggtcgagagacaaaaacaagatggcagccaCCACTTTAGCAGAAAGCTAACAACactatttcactaaatattcCACATAAATAATCACGGATGACCTTTGTTTTTTGATGGAAGCGAGTGGAATTTATGGTAAATTACCGGTGGCCGCTATTTCCTCTGAACCGAGGCAGCGAGCCGAGCGCAAAGGATGATGGTCTCTGTAGTTCCCAATTCAAGTAAACAAAACTACTACTACTTTTTTGTCTTGAgtttgactcggtctcgatccctaaggTGTTGTCTCAGagctcggttagtgtggtcttgacttaaACACTAATGCCATGTTTAAGATGAGGCTGTGACCTCTAGTGGCCAAAGTGATTATTGCAGgggaaaaagtggaaaattggtgacgcagtttaaaaaaaacgtttaaaagTTCCCTCTGGGGTATAACCTGTGGTCGATCAAATGCGCCTTAATATTAATATATTGCTTAAAGGGTGGAGAGAAATTGACGCTTGCTGGTAAAAGTCGCTCATAAAGATCTTTCATCTTTAATTTGATAATTTAATTTGACTCAGAGTCCGAAACAATCCAAAGAAACATTCATCAGTCCTCCTTTGTGTTTGATGTATTCATCTGCAGGCCATGATGTTTCTCTTGTGCTGTCTTGACGTTTTGTTGATGAGGAGACTAATAAAAGAAAGAGCATAAAATCTGTGGGTTTTTGCCCAAACTCTTGTCATCCATGTCTAACAGGAGAGATCGCATCACACTCACAGATTTTGCCCTCAGGATCCAAAAAGTCACCAGAAAAATCATGAGTGTCGGATCATGAGGTTCAATCTCAAAAGTGAGGTTTTTATGAGGGTGGACATAAAAAAGTTTGACATATGACCGAGCAGCTTCTCGACTCAAAACGTTGGTCGGAGATGAAACCACACCATCGGGACAAATGTGGAAAACTCAACCGTACTCA from Labrus bergylta chromosome 17, fLabBer1.1, whole genome shotgun sequence encodes the following:
- the LOC109998921 gene encoding zinc finger protein 703, with protein sequence MKYLPAADRQSTRIELSETSHGAKSRPGAVVHLLTPLDPLRQAKRLPIRVLKMLTAHTGHLLHPEYLQPLTSAPVSIELDAKKSPLALLAQTCSQIGKPDPPSSSKHGSSSCSPGDKESGSRSSSLKHGERRPSVDDKCSFKPYNKGSGDCRRDGVSSSSTTNNNSDKVGFRVPSNNVNNSSTNGSLTTGQQQSYPSHAASPNSRAGSTTPPGHAQPQKQSQSPVSHSQTTSGDSAHEQGSPTSTSGNNNNHQKKDADVSKRISDSPHDANSSHARASTNCSNSSSDGGSNHEGVKADSSHPNLGPGRITPISPYKTTQPLFPLPASNLGYHGSVVGAYAGYPSQFVHGMDPTKPNLGMGSLGVPGKHPSSSPLTGASPPSFMQGLCRDPYCLSYPSVSHLGGSNCNSCIHDPSSSLKSNFPLVYPSHPLHSLHQSSSVSSSLSHPLYTYGFMLPNDPLPHACNWVSAAGPCDKRFATSDELLAHLRTHTALPVGMDSKLLSVSSSGPASCHLHLPHQSSPGSMPGSLSLRSPHSLGLARYHPYSKVHLPPGPSSISLHSLPTTGPYYPHYALYSQRLGSASALGYQ